The following coding sequences are from one Shewanella violacea DSS12 window:
- the tesB gene encoding acyl-CoA thioesterase II: protein MSQVLNDLLSLLSLERIEEGLFRGQSQDLGFGHVFGGQVMGQALSAAKETVPASRQVHSLHSYFLRAGDEKLPIVYDVEVMRDGGSFSARRVKAIQKGRPIFHMTCSFQEYEVGLDHQDIMPDVPGPEGLPNQQDLAMTLQDKVPPKMLEKFMDDAPIEMRLVDACNPMISTITEPKRYVWLRASGEVPKDFSVNEYLLAYASDFNFLVTAAQPHGVSFLTPGMRMATIDHSIWFHRPLDLNDWLLYCIESPSASGGRGFVRGQFFNQKGELVASSTQEGLMRMASPK from the coding sequence ATGAGCCAGGTATTAAATGATCTATTATCTCTACTCTCTTTAGAGCGAATCGAAGAGGGGCTATTTCGAGGACAGAGCCAAGATTTAGGCTTCGGTCATGTCTTTGGTGGTCAAGTGATGGGGCAGGCTTTGAGCGCGGCCAAAGAGACTGTACCGGCGTCGCGCCAGGTTCACTCTCTGCATTCATATTTTCTCCGTGCAGGAGATGAGAAACTGCCTATCGTTTATGATGTCGAAGTCATGCGTGATGGTGGCAGTTTCAGTGCAAGAAGAGTCAAGGCTATTCAGAAAGGTCGGCCCATTTTCCATATGACCTGCTCATTTCAGGAATATGAAGTCGGGCTTGATCATCAAGATATAATGCCTGATGTACCAGGTCCTGAAGGGCTACCGAACCAGCAAGATCTTGCCATGACACTCCAGGATAAAGTGCCACCTAAAATGCTGGAAAAATTTATGGATGATGCACCGATTGAGATGCGTCTCGTCGATGCTTGTAATCCTATGATATCGACAATCACAGAGCCTAAGCGCTATGTATGGCTCAGAGCAAGTGGGGAAGTGCCAAAAGACTTTTCGGTCAACGAATACTTGTTGGCCTATGCGTCGGACTTTAACTTTTTGGTCACGGCTGCGCAGCCACACGGGGTCTCTTTTCTGACTCCTGGTATGCGTATGGCGACGATCGATCATTCTATCTGGTTTCATCGTCCATTGGATTTGAATGACTGGTTGCTTTATTGCATCGAGAGTCCTAGCGCCAGTGGTGGCAGAGGCTTCGTTAGGGGGCAATTTTTTAATCAGAAAGGTGAGCTAGTGGCATCTTCGACCCAAGAAGGTTTAATGCGTATGGCTTCGCCCAAATAG
- a CDS encoding SDR family NAD(P)-dependent oxidoreductase, with the protein MRFDERVAVITGAGSGLGRAYALALAERGAKVVLIDSGAQDEDKTGVESSGLESCHQDVLALGEQSMRFTLDVSDFVGVKLAVTEIIAQWGRIDILVNNAGIHSPCDFDHLTVDMWQHQLNVDLNGSFYMTKAIWPQMKRQGYGRVVMSCAASGLYGDMHETSYSASKMGLIGLVNSLYLEGIDHNIKVNSLTPHALTSMTEKRLASSVQALFSKSSITASMMFLCGAKAPTGQHLLTAAGSVSHGQFTEFKPCYFPAGSCKPESILNNWQQIHQAQPANLHRSGEDQVLAWAQRSAGERHIAIE; encoded by the coding sequence ATGCGTTTTGATGAGCGAGTTGCTGTGATCACTGGAGCGGGATCTGGGTTAGGTCGAGCCTATGCCCTTGCCTTAGCCGAGCGTGGTGCCAAGGTGGTATTAATTGACTCGGGTGCTCAGGATGAAGACAAGACTGGAGTCGAAAGTTCCGGGCTAGAAAGCTGCCATCAAGATGTGCTTGCCCTGGGTGAGCAATCTATGCGGTTTACTCTAGATGTCAGCGACTTCGTTGGGGTCAAACTGGCAGTGACGGAGATTATAGCTCAATGGGGGCGTATCGATATTTTAGTCAACAACGCCGGCATTCATTCTCCCTGCGATTTTGACCATTTAACGGTGGACATGTGGCAGCATCAGCTAAATGTCGATCTTAATGGTAGCTTCTACATGACCAAGGCGATATGGCCTCAGATGAAACGGCAAGGCTATGGCAGGGTAGTCATGAGCTGTGCAGCCAGTGGTTTATATGGCGATATGCATGAAACCTCATACAGTGCCAGCAAGATGGGTTTGATAGGATTAGTCAACAGCCTCTATCTCGAAGGAATTGATCACAATATCAAGGTTAACAGCTTAACCCCTCATGCCTTAACTTCGATGACAGAAAAACGACTGGCTTCTTCGGTACAAGCTCTGTTTTCTAAATCATCCATTACCGCAAGCATGATGTTTCTCTGTGGTGCCAAAGCGCCTACTGGCCAGCATTTACTCACTGCGGCAGGCAGTGTCAGTCATGGTCAATTTACCGAATTTAAGCCCTGCTATTTTCCTGCCGGCTCATGTAAGCCCGAGTCAATACTCAATAACTGGCAACAGATCCATCAGGCACAGCCTGCCAACCTACACCGAAGTGGTGAGGATCAAGTACTCGCCTGGGCCCAGCGAAGTGCGGGGGAGCGTCATATCGCTATCGAATGA